A DNA window from Candidatus Eremiobacterota bacterium contains the following coding sequences:
- a CDS encoding type II secretion system F family protein: MKKENLREMLERLDFLEGVPGRVLLSLEEKLIRITFDKGSYVIRAGSAGSAFYILTSGSVSVLREDGEGREIKVATLRAPSYFGEIAHLDERVRMASVRAEEDITAYLLKKEDYELLVSLDPRIRESLRKIAVRRKAESKKASERATGLTGREDAGARQAGIQRKELPGRETSPAPPAGEGSKVGAARGPSSGPAKKQDHVKQGIIRKLSLRSLCLFTLQFSTMFNAGLGYVAALKVLSQTSDANLNRISDKISASVQSGHRLWRAMELIPDAFSSFYINVVRQNEEMGNLPEGMRAMAEYLAKEERKRCHLVQALVYPLIVLVSSILMVSFLVFYIFPKFMPLFAAEGAEIPWATRALLSITSTPLVSVSLSLVMAALAALVLSYLYGNPAGRRRIVDLLSRLPVVGHLMLASALARLARTLAVMLSGGGGLLYALDTLKKTPMGYSEIDQAIEGMATLLSEHGSSLEEALGNFPVFPRSMVYMVAAGEHVGNVSVFLNKFADLAEIEVDTATSSLLSVIEPLMLFGLGIVVGFVVLAAFLPVFQLIKNI, encoded by the coding sequence GTGAAAAAAGAAAATCTGAGGGAAATGCTTGAGAGACTGGACTTTCTTGAAGGAGTCCCGGGGAGAGTCCTCCTCAGCCTTGAGGAAAAGCTTATCAGGATAACATTTGACAAGGGAAGCTATGTCATCAGGGCAGGAAGCGCCGGCTCGGCTTTTTATATCCTCACCTCCGGGTCGGTGTCGGTCCTCAGGGAGGATGGGGAAGGCCGTGAGATAAAGGTCGCCACCCTCAGGGCCCCCAGCTATTTCGGCGAGATTGCTCACCTCGATGAGAGGGTCCGCATGGCTTCCGTAAGGGCCGAAGAAGATATCACGGCCTATCTGCTGAAAAAAGAGGACTATGAGCTCCTGGTGAGTCTGGATCCGAGAATCCGTGAGTCGCTGAGGAAGATCGCCGTGAGGAGAAAGGCGGAGTCAAAAAAGGCTTCGGAAAGGGCGACAGGGCTCACCGGCAGGGAGGACGCGGGAGCAAGGCAGGCCGGCATTCAAAGAAAAGAGCTCCCCGGCAGGGAAACCTCGCCGGCACCACCGGCAGGGGAAGGCTCGAAGGTCGGCGCGGCGCGGGGCCCATCGTCAGGACCGGCAAAAAAGCAGGACCACGTGAAGCAGGGCATTATAAGAAAGCTCTCGCTCCGCTCCCTGTGCCTTTTCACCCTTCAGTTCTCCACGATGTTCAACGCGGGCCTGGGGTATGTGGCTGCCCTCAAAGTGCTCAGCCAGACTTCCGATGCAAACCTGAACCGGATCTCCGATAAAATCTCGGCCTCCGTCCAGTCGGGCCACCGCCTATGGAGGGCGATGGAGCTCATCCCCGATGCCTTTTCTTCTTTTTATATCAATGTAGTGAGGCAGAATGAAGAGATGGGGAACCTCCCTGAGGGTATGAGAGCCATGGCGGAGTATCTGGCCAAGGAGGAAAGGAAAAGGTGCCATCTTGTGCAGGCACTTGTGTACCCGCTTATTGTGCTTGTCTCATCGATACTGATGGTGTCATTCCTGGTGTTCTATATTTTCCCGAAATTCATGCCTCTTTTCGCGGCTGAGGGGGCAGAGATCCCATGGGCTACCAGAGCCCTTCTGTCAATTACCTCCACGCCTCTCGTTTCAGTGTCCTTATCGCTGGTAATGGCGGCACTGGCGGCTCTTGTGCTCTCCTATTTATATGGCAACCCTGCGGGAAGAAGGAGAATAGTCGATCTTCTCTCAAGGCTCCCTGTCGTGGGTCACCTTATGTTAGCCTCGGCACTTGCGAGGCTCGCCAGGACTCTTGCAGTGATGCTGAGCGGGGGCGGGGGCCTTCTTTATGCGCTCGATACACTGAAAAAGACTCCCATGGGCTATTCAGAGATAGACCAAGCCATTGAGGGGATGGCCACCCTGCTCTCGGAGCACGGCTCGAGCCTCGAAGAGGCCCTGGGAAATTTTCCCGTGTTCCCTCGGTCTATGGTCTATATGGTGGCTGCAGGCGAGCACGTGGGGAACGTCTCGGTCTTTCTGAACAAGTTCGCGGATCTTGCCGAGATTGAGGTTGACACTGCCACGTCAAGCCTCCTCTCGGTAATTGAGCCTCTCATGCTTTTCGGTCTGGGGATCGTCGTGGGCTTCGTGGTCCTCGCGGCCTTTCTCCCTGTCTTCCAGCTCATCAAGAATATTTAG
- a CDS encoding PAS domain-containing protein, translating to MNTAKALHVMLVIGDSALREHCAAQLSLEPTLHLTSLENSDEALRELAAMSYDMVIIEGGGRTGIPGDFIRKIRTDYPALGIILILDGSEDMKTMLPELEELRVNLATRAELLEFPARFPHVIANIKLRKKERIECEERIRTIYERMKSIFDTLGERHVESIAIIDSSYRVHFHNRRAAEGKEASRDMPCFRLYYERSTPCEFCLLKKVLESDSLMSTEISTEEGREYFLMMMPFVDSDGERKVLRIMRDITEWRTLNRQMQRQVDEFFSIFNCLDLGIYIVDPETYTILAANTQAIKLLGENPVDKKCFEVLLKGHSAPCSHCDNALISRGIIQSGTLPWEFKSAAHDRWYRCISKIISWPGKKFAKMEVIMDITESMRTEREINTLRVFKDKIRALPHLALMEFDRKGKIIYANEASAAMLGNCSEELMGLFIWQLPDDSCKEAIYRTIERPGATDREALECTLNGKEKKVEVHLNFILHRDVKGSLIDGSVFIIEKPRKITRFY from the coding sequence ATGAATACGGCGAAAGCACTTCATGTGATGCTTGTTATCGGGGACAGCGCCCTCAGGGAGCACTGCGCGGCGCAGCTCTCCCTTGAGCCCACGCTCCACCTCACCTCCCTCGAGAACAGCGATGAGGCTTTGCGGGAGCTTGCCGCCATGAGCTATGACATGGTCATCATCGAGGGGGGGGGCAGGACCGGGATACCTGGTGACTTCATCAGGAAGATAAGGACAGACTACCCTGCCCTTGGAATAATCCTCATCCTGGACGGCAGCGAGGACATGAAAACCATGCTGCCTGAGCTTGAAGAGCTGAGGGTGAACCTGGCGACAAGGGCTGAGCTCCTGGAGTTTCCCGCCCGGTTCCCCCATGTCATTGCCAACATCAAGCTCAGGAAAAAAGAGAGAATCGAGTGCGAGGAGCGCATCAGGACAATCTACGAGCGCATGAAAAGCATCTTTGACACTCTCGGGGAGCGCCATGTCGAATCCATTGCCATCATTGACTCAAGCTACAGGGTTCATTTTCACAACAGGCGCGCCGCCGAAGGGAAGGAAGCATCAAGGGATATGCCCTGCTTCAGGCTCTATTACGAGCGGTCAACGCCCTGCGAATTCTGCCTCCTTAAAAAGGTCCTCGAGAGCGACAGCCTCATGAGCACCGAGATCTCCACCGAGGAGGGCAGGGAATACTTCCTCATGATGATGCCCTTTGTTGACAGCGACGGCGAGAGGAAGGTCCTCAGGATCATGAGGGACATCACTGAGTGGAGAACCCTGAACAGGCAGATGCAGCGCCAGGTTGACGAATTCTTCAGCATCTTCAACTGCCTGGACCTCGGGATCTATATAGTCGATCCCGAGACTTACACGATACTGGCGGCAAACACCCAGGCCATCAAGCTTCTGGGCGAGAATCCCGTTGACAAGAAGTGTTTCGAGGTGCTCCTCAAAGGCCACTCGGCGCCTTGCTCACACTGCGATAACGCCCTCATCTCACGGGGGATCATCCAGTCGGGGACACTGCCCTGGGAGTTCAAATCGGCAGCCCATGACCGCTGGTACCGCTGCATCAGCAAGATAATCTCATGGCCGGGGAAAAAATTCGCCAAGATGGAAGTGATAATGGACATCACGGAATCAATGCGCACCGAGCGTGAAATCAACACCCTCAGGGTCTTTAAAGATAAAATAAGGGCACTCCCCCACCTTGCCCTCATGGAGTTTGACAGGAAGGGCAAAATCATATATGCTAACGAGGCCTCGGCGGCGATGCTGGGAAACTGTTCCGAGGAACTCATGGGCCTCTTCATATGGCAGCTCCCCGATGATTCGTGCAAGGAGGCCATCTACCGCACCATCGAAAGACCGGGAGCGACGGACAGGGAGGCACTGGAGTGCACCCTCAACGGGAAGGAGAAAAAGGTGGAAGTCCATCTTAACTTCATCCTGCACAGGGATGTGAAAGGGAGCCTCATCGACGGGTCGGTCTTCATCATTGAAAAGCCCAGAAAGATCACCAGGTTCTATTGA
- a CDS encoding SpoIIE family protein phosphatase — translation MHREIHNPGGAHEERMEDRYKFYYAIGRLFNSSLNINLLLDIVLSRIVEEMNVEAGSFWLYDNEREMAICSSCQSPGGNAVKSSSISVNIGVKGYCMRNRKSIIIEDTSQVPWFNNEFEKKMKLKTRNMLCIPLMHKQGLMGILELINSRRTPIPFTQDDIDLLEPLANTAAMALHSAHLFTGIAEKDRMKKELEFASFLQSAILPIKKIATPFFEMRAKLVPSKELGGDFYDWRELDEDKFLFLIADVSGNGNPAAIFMAIVRSVLWTVSNFFHDPQKICEKTNEFVRKSTRIDMFVTLLLLIADMKKKTLKYVSAGHNSGLLIRKDGERIPLKTKGLPLGVIEKSTYEQKEVTIQDDDLLILYTDGITETLNADEEEFGEKRLEKLIMKYRNLEIKEILNLILNKLDNFSEGSEIQDDRCMLMVRLKEGADVSKLARSKLRSFSMNVSNEMSEVIKILEYIEKLAQSAGFSREEINDILISTEETCVNVIRYGLPRKEVTHFEIESFVEGDKLTITVKDRGVPFDPTRFIDSASNYPSKRREAGGYGLLLIRQLMDEINYQYDEEKGNTTTLIKIKKKIRLEPEMQKLIKVDALKGAK, via the coding sequence ATGCACAGAGAAATCCATAATCCCGGCGGCGCGCACGAGGAACGTATGGAAGACCGCTATAAGTTTTACTATGCCATCGGGCGCCTTTTCAACTCGAGCCTCAATATAAACCTGCTCCTGGATATTGTGCTCTCCAGGATCGTCGAAGAGATGAATGTCGAGGCGGGATCTTTCTGGCTCTATGACAACGAGCGCGAGATGGCCATCTGCAGCTCCTGCCAGAGCCCTGGAGGCAACGCCGTCAAAAGCTCATCGATCAGCGTGAACATCGGCGTCAAAGGTTACTGCATGCGCAACAGGAAGTCCATCATCATCGAGGACACCTCGCAGGTCCCCTGGTTCAACAACGAGTTCGAAAAGAAGATGAAGCTCAAGACGCGCAACATGCTCTGTATTCCCCTCATGCACAAGCAGGGCCTCATGGGGATCCTCGAGCTCATCAACAGCAGGCGCACCCCCATACCCTTCACGCAGGACGACATAGATCTGCTGGAGCCCCTGGCGAACACGGCGGCCATGGCCCTTCACAGCGCCCACCTCTTCACCGGCATCGCCGAAAAGGACAGGATGAAGAAGGAGCTTGAGTTCGCATCGTTCCTGCAGTCGGCCATTCTCCCCATCAAGAAGATCGCCACGCCCTTCTTCGAGATGCGCGCCAAGCTCGTGCCCTCCAAGGAGCTGGGCGGCGATTTTTATGACTGGCGCGAGCTCGACGAGGACAAGTTCCTCTTCCTTATCGCCGATGTCTCGGGGAACGGGAACCCCGCCGCCATCTTCATGGCCATCGTGAGGAGCGTCCTCTGGACAGTGAGCAATTTCTTCCACGATCCCCAGAAGATCTGTGAAAAAACCAACGAGTTCGTGCGAAAATCCACAAGGATCGATATGTTCGTCACGCTCCTTCTTCTCATAGCCGACATGAAGAAAAAGACCCTCAAGTATGTCTCGGCGGGCCACAATTCCGGCCTTCTCATCAGGAAGGACGGGGAGCGCATTCCCCTGAAGACCAAGGGCCTTCCGCTGGGAGTCATCGAAAAATCCACCTATGAGCAGAAAGAGGTCACCATCCAGGACGACGACCTCCTTATTCTTTACACCGACGGCATCACCGAGACCCTCAACGCCGACGAGGAGGAGTTCGGAGAGAAGCGCCTTGAGAAGCTCATCATGAAGTACAGGAACCTTGAGATCAAGGAGATATTGAACCTCATACTGAACAAGCTTGACAACTTCTCTGAGGGAAGCGAGATACAGGATGACCGCTGCATGCTCATGGTGAGGCTGAAGGAGGGCGCCGATGTCTCGAAGCTTGCCAGGTCCAAGCTCCGCTCCTTCAGCATGAATGTCTCTAACGAGATGAGCGAGGTGATAAAGATCCTTGAATATATAGAGAAGCTGGCCCAGAGCGCCGGGTTCTCAAGGGAGGAGATCAACGACATCCTCATCTCCACCGAGGAGACCTGCGTGAATGTGATAAGATATGGGCTCCCCCGCAAGGAGGTAACCCACTTCGAGATTGAGTCCTTTGTGGAGGGCGACAAGCTCACCATCACGGTGAAAGATCGGGGGGTCCCCTTCGATCCTACGAGATTCATCGATTCCGCATCCAACTATCCCTCCAAGCGCAGGGAGGCAGGCGGGTACGGCCTGCTGCTCATCAGGCAGCTCATGGACGAGATAAATTATCAGTATGACGAGGAAAAGGGCAACACGACGACGCTCATCAAGATCAAGAAGAAGATAAGGCTCGAGCCCGAAATGCAGAAACTCATCAAGGTTGATGCCCTCAAGGGAGCAAAATGA
- a CDS encoding STAS domain-containing protein → MTAIIKESSINPDYTILKLKHKLDTVSAEVFETQINELITKGKTNIIIDFEESNYLSSMGLRVLFSASRLLNEQNRRLILINVGPTVMKVINIADCADLFEIFESEEKALASPGSNPTCKG, encoded by the coding sequence ATGACAGCAATAATCAAGGAATCATCAATAAATCCAGACTATACCATACTGAAGCTCAAGCACAAGCTTGACACCGTTTCAGCCGAGGTGTTTGAGACGCAGATAAACGAGCTCATCACCAAAGGGAAAACCAATATCATCATAGATTTCGAGGAATCAAACTACCTGAGCAGCATGGGCCTCAGGGTCCTTTTCTCGGCATCACGCCTCCTCAATGAGCAGAACCGGCGCCTGATCCTCATCAACGTGGGTCCCACGGTGATGAAAGTCATCAATATAGCCGATTGTGCCGATCTCTTTGAGATCTTCGAGAGCGAGGAGAAAGCCCTTGCAAGTCCCGGATCCAACCCGACATGCAAAGGATGA
- a CDS encoding prepilin-type N-terminal cleavage/methylation domain-containing protein, producing MWSSRTFSGSPGGFTLAELLVALAILSIAALGLVGAQLYSMKAGGGSRMRHTASTIAYRIMVETEDTLRKDFLTSVTTAKTGVPGQEGFQYQVHDALEGGATDLKKITVTVYWEEEGAEREYSVFTYIYKYN from the coding sequence ATGTGGTCATCTCGAACCTTTAGCGGCTCTCCGGGGGGCTTCACCCTTGCCGAGCTGCTGGTGGCGCTTGCCATCCTCTCCATTGCAGCCCTTGGCCTTGTGGGGGCCCAGCTCTATTCCATGAAGGCCGGCGGGGGCAGCAGGATGCGCCACACGGCAAGCACCATCGCATACCGCATAATGGTCGAGACCGAGGATACCCTCAGGAAAGACTTCCTCACCAGCGTCACCACGGCGAAAACCGGTGTCCCCGGCCAGGAAGGCTTTCAATACCAGGTCCATGACGCCCTTGAAGGAGGCGCCACTGATCTCAAGAAAATCACCGTCACCGTATACTGGGAAGAAGAAGGGGCGGAGCGTGAATATTCGGTCTTCACCTATATCTACAAGTATAACTAA